ACATTAAATGTTGCGCCTGGTTCTACTGCTAATTTACCAGCAACCACTTCGCCTTCAATATGTGCCGATGCTTTTAAAGTAAGTGTACCCGATAAGGATAATTTACCAGAAAACTTACCTTCAAAATAGGCATCGGTTCCTTGTAAGGTCCCTTTTATAAAACCAGCTTTACCTACTACAACTTTTCCTGATGTTTTAATATTACCTTCAATAACACCATCAATTCTAAAATCGCCTTCGCTATTAAAATCACCAACAATTTTAGTGCCTTGAGCTATAATATTTTGATTTGAACTTCCTTCAACCATTTTTTTTTTTTTTTTATTATCTGAAAACATAAAACTATCAATATTAGTTATTATCTCTATTTAAATAAGCCTCCAAATTTTTATGAATTTGAATGATTTGATAATTTGCAGATGATACTGCAAAATAAGGCTCTTTTATCTTTTTCTTATTTTCTTTTGTTAATAACTGATCGAATGTTTGTGCAATTTGTGCATTTTTTAAACCATGAACAATTACAAAGGATACCTCTGGACTATAAACATCTATAGATGATTTTAATTTATAATACTTAATACTCTTTAAAACGGTATCTAAATCTTTTTGAAAAGCCAAAAGTTGCTCCTTCTCTGGATTTTTAAATTGAAATACCACCTTGTAATTACTAACAATACTATCATTTACTTCTACAAATTCTGTACTCGCTAATTTTGGCAATACATTACTTTCTAAATCTTGTGCACGCTTACCCTCAGGAGTATTTGCATAAGTAACCGCTAAGTAATTAATTGCTTTTTTATAAGGTTCATACCCATAAAGTCGTCCCGTTGCAGTAGCTTTTAAAAGTTCTAATTTAGATACAATAGCCTCACCGTCAAACCTATTAATATAATCTTCACTTTTAGAAATAACATCTTTGTATTCCTGATTTTGATGTTGAATATATAATGCTTCATATAAGCTTTCAGGACTATTTTCGTCTTTTTCTGAAACCAATTCAGGATTCTTTAAAATAAAGGCATAACGCGATTCTGGATAATCATTTATTATTTCATTTTTTGCTATAGAAGCTTCATCGTTTTCAGCTAACAGCTCATAAATTTTGTATAAGTTATATTTAGAAGGCAATATTAATCGCTCTTCTGGATTACTACTTAATAAATCTTGAAACTTATCTTTTGCCAGTTTGTATTCTTTAAATTTCTCTTTGTAAATTAACCCTAATTGATAATAAGCATAATTACGATCTTTAGAAATACTATCTATTTCTTTTTCTTCAGAAGGAATTTTAGAAATATAAAATTGCGGATCGAATATTTCATCTTCAGTTGCCGATGCGGCAATATCATTATTTGAAACGCCTCCTCCTATTGTTATTGATTGTCCTTTACTAGACCATCTCCAGTCATCACTTAATGTTCTATCTCCCCATATTTTTACAAACTCATTTTTACCATAAGCAACGGTTGTTGGGTTATAAAAATAAAATGTTGCAGCTTGATTGGGCAATCCAGGAATACCTCTATTTACTTGACCTATAGTATTGTTTACCGTTGCTAACCCTTTGTTTCGTTCGGCAGCTTCTGCCTTTTCTTTTTCTTCTTCGGCTTTAATTTTAAGATTTTCAATAAAAGACTCAAAATAAGTCAGTCGCTCTGCTTCAGACAAATTAACCAAATTTAAAATACTATCGTTTACCTTGGCAATAGCCTCATAGTAAATAACATCTTCTAAATTATCCCGCTTCTTTTTTATAACTCGGTATGGTTTTGAATTAAGAACCAAATTAGTTAGAGTACTATCATAATATTGACCAGCAATACTATAAATAGATTTATCAAAATTCATATCGCCAAGAGTTTCGTAATTTCTAGCTTTAAGCTGCTTGTCTCTAGAATCTGTTCGCAACGATTTATTATAATATACAACCGCCAAAGAATCTGATTGGTTGGTTAAATGATACTCACCTATTTGATGATAAATTTTATCTAAAAACGGACGGTTTTCTCTGTTTTCTTCTAATTCTTCAAGTAACTCTACAAGCTCTAATTTATTACCGTTTTCGTAATCGAAATTTTTAATTTTTTCTAAATACGCACAAATCATGTAGATTCTTGGCGTTTTTCTATTTAGCTCAATAACACTTTCAAAAGCGATATTTGCACTATCCTTTTTTCCTAACTGATTATATAATTGCCCCTGAATAAAGCGATAACGACCACGCTCATCATTACTTTTCGTGGCATTTGATGCTATTTCTAATTGTGTAATTGCACTATCTACAGACTTGGTGTTTAAATAAGCCTGAGCTAACATAGACGTTGCGTCTGCTAAATCTTGATTTTCCAGTTCCTCTTGAAACAATAAGCGCTTTAAATTTTTAATAGCCAACTCATCATTATCTAACCGAATATTGGTTTTTTCACGCCAAATTTTAGCTTGATTTATCTTATCACTAGCAGGATACTTATATAAAATGTAATTAAAAGCTTCTAAAGCTGGAACAAAACGCTGATCGAAATATCTCGATTTTCCTAAAAGTAAATACGCTTCATCAATTTGCGGGTTTTTCTCTTTCCCGTCTATATTCATACTATGCTTCTGAATCGTTTTTACTGCCTTTTCTTCAGCTTTAGTGAAATTTTCGTTTTTAGATTGACCAGGAAGTATAACCTCATCAACTATTTGCATACGCTCTATAGGTAATACATCCCAATAGTTGTCAAAATAGCTGTCGTTAAGCGTATTTCTACCTTCCTCTAATGCATTATAGCCGTTATAAAGGGTATTAAATTCTGCCGTAACAGCATGAAAATTTCGGTTAATAAATTTATCCTTTTTTCTAGAACAACTTACTAACAGAAATATAGAACATACAATAAAAAATAAGGCTTTAATAGGTGTTTTCAATGCTGGTATTTTTTAGTCTAAATAATAACTATAAACTCTTGCTATTATTATATATAGACGTAAAAATAAGCATCTTTTTTAATTAACCTATAAAATAAAGTTTCTTTTAAAAAACTGTTAACTTGCAAAATGCGCTTCTAACTCCTTTAAAGTCACTTCACTTGTTTCTAAGTCTTTTACAATTTCGCCTTTTTCAAGCACCACAATACGTTCGCAAACATCTGTAACATGCATTAAATCGTGGCTAGAAATTAAAACCGTTACACCTTGTTTTTGAGCCAAATCTCTAATAATCACTTTTAAACGAATTTGAGTTGTTGGATCTAAATTCGCAAAAGGCTCATCTAAAACAATAACCTCAGGATTACCTATTAAAGTCGCTACAATGCCCACTTTCTTTTGGTTTCCTTTACTCAAATCTCGTAAATATTTTTTTTGCCCTAAAATTTCATCGTGAAAAAAATCTTGAAATTGTGCTAATAAGGTATCAACATCGGCTTTATTTTGGTTGCGTAAATCTCCTATGAAATAAAAATACTCTTCGGCAGTTAAATAACCAATTAAAAAGCTTTCATCAATAAAAGCAGAAGTAAACGGTTTCCAGTTTTCACTTTTATTTACTTGTATATCATTACTTTTTATAAAACCTGTTGTAGGCTGAATTAAATCAAGCAACAAACTAAAATAAGTTGTTTTTCCTGCACCATTATTGCCAACTAAACCAAAACTTTGCCCTTTAGGAATTTCTAATGATTCTATATTAAGAACTAGGTTTCCGTTATATTTTTTTGATAAGTTATATGTGGTTATCATGATTACATTTTTTAATTATTTTGATTGAATGCATCAATCATTTTATATTTTGATTTTAAATACTTTGTGGTAATATTTTTCATTAATTTTTGATGAAACACAATGCCAATAACACCTAGAACTGTTAATACTAAGCAGGCAATTTCGAAACTAATTAAAAAATAAAACAATGCAAATAATCCCATTGGTATGATTAACAAAGGAATCCCTATTAACCACTGTACAGCACCAGTACCCTGATAATTAAATGCAGCTTTTTGACTTAAATCAATCTTTTTTCTATTAAAAGAACCACCATACAACATGACATGCGAATTAACACCTATGTTATAAATAGCTGCCGCAAAATGTGCTAATAAAATTTTCCATCCAAAATAAACGTATGGAATTCCGAGTACAAATAAAATAACAACACTTAGTGCCATTAATGTGAAT
The nucleotide sequence above comes from Flavobacteriaceae bacterium HL-DH10. Encoded proteins:
- a CDS encoding polymer-forming cytoskeletal protein, producing MFSDNKKKKKMVEGSSNQNIIAQGTKIVGDFNSEGDFRIDGVIEGNIKTSGKVVVGKAGFIKGTLQGTDAYFEGKFSGKLSLSGTLTLKASAHIEGEVVAGKLAVEPGATFNVTCAMKGTVKEMNKGEKQRSTETEKTA
- a CDS encoding tetratricopeptide repeat protein, with protein sequence MKTPIKALFFIVCSIFLLVSCSRKKDKFINRNFHAVTAEFNTLYNGYNALEEGRNTLNDSYFDNYWDVLPIERMQIVDEVILPGQSKNENFTKAEEKAVKTIQKHSMNIDGKEKNPQIDEAYLLLGKSRYFDQRFVPALEAFNYILYKYPASDKINQAKIWREKTNIRLDNDELAIKNLKRLLFQEELENQDLADATSMLAQAYLNTKSVDSAITQLEIASNATKSNDERGRYRFIQGQLYNQLGKKDSANIAFESVIELNRKTPRIYMICAYLEKIKNFDYENGNKLELVELLEELEENRENRPFLDKIYHQIGEYHLTNQSDSLAVVYYNKSLRTDSRDKQLKARNYETLGDMNFDKSIYSIAGQYYDSTLTNLVLNSKPYRVIKKKRDNLEDVIYYEAIAKVNDSILNLVNLSEAERLTYFESFIENLKIKAEEEKEKAEAAERNKGLATVNNTIGQVNRGIPGLPNQAATFYFYNPTTVAYGKNEFVKIWGDRTLSDDWRWSSKGQSITIGGGVSNNDIAASATEDEIFDPQFYISKIPSEEKEIDSISKDRNYAYYQLGLIYKEKFKEYKLAKDKFQDLLSSNPEERLILPSKYNLYKIYELLAENDEASIAKNEIINDYPESRYAFILKNPELVSEKDENSPESLYEALYIQHQNQEYKDVISKSEDYINRFDGEAIVSKLELLKATATGRLYGYEPYKKAINYLAVTYANTPEGKRAQDLESNVLPKLASTEFVEVNDSIVSNYKVVFQFKNPEKEQLLAFQKDLDTVLKSIKYYKLKSSIDVYSPEVSFVIVHGLKNAQIAQTFDQLLTKENKKKIKEPYFAVSSANYQIIQIHKNLEAYLNRDNN
- a CDS encoding ABC transporter ATP-binding protein; this encodes MITTYNLSKKYNGNLVLNIESLEIPKGQSFGLVGNNGAGKTTYFSLLLDLIQPTTGFIKSNDIQVNKSENWKPFTSAFIDESFLIGYLTAEEYFYFIGDLRNQNKADVDTLLAQFQDFFHDEILGQKKYLRDLSKGNQKKVGIVATLIGNPEVIVLDEPFANLDPTTQIRLKVIIRDLAQKQGVTVLISSHDLMHVTDVCERIVVLEKGEIVKDLETSEVTLKELEAHFAS